A window of the Tachyglossus aculeatus isolate mTacAcu1 chromosome 2, mTacAcu1.pri, whole genome shotgun sequence genome harbors these coding sequences:
- the LOC119943311 gene encoding putative olfactory receptor 52P1 — protein sequence MPRFNQTRPVTFILKGIPGLEDLYLWLSLPFSFMFIAILLGNGTILFLLVTESTLDKPMYHLLAMLLLADLVSTLSMMPQVLSLLWFGVQDVSLEACLLQMFFIHSSSVVRSTVLVAMAFDRYVAICDPLRYTTVLSGSLVCRLGLVALSKGVGLILPFPLLLRQLTFCRTVIAHTYCDHMAVVKMACGHTGPNRIYGLFVAVLVVGLDCLFIGVSYALILRAVLRLSSHGARLRALSTCSSQLSVAVITYGPALFSAIVHRFGHSIPVHSHVLLANLYLLVPSLFNPIIFGVRTKEIRDMVTKTGLPLYQVLIKSPALLASLESCKHSLGSCGQGDLSGQCSPE from the exons ATGCCAAGGTTCAACCAGACCAGACCTGTAACCTTCATCCTGAAGGGCATTCCCGGCCTGGAGGACCTGTACCTGTGGCTGTCTCTGCCCTTCTCCTTCATGTTCATCGCCATTCTCCTGGGTAACGGCACCATCCTGTTCCTGCTAGTGACAGAGTCTACCCTGGACAAGCCCATGTACCACCTGCTGGCCATGCTCTTGCTGGCTGACCTGGTGTCGACCCTGTCCATGATGCCCCAGGTCCTCAGCCTCCTCTGGTTCGGCGTCCAGGATGTCAGCCTGGAAGCCTGCTTGCTCCAGATGTTTTTCATCCACAGCTCCTCAGTGGTTCGCTCCACCGTGCTGGTGGCCATGGCcttcgaccgctacgtggccatttgTGACCCCCTGCGCTACACAACTGTGCTCAGCGGCTCCTTGGTGTGCCGTCTGGGGCTAGTGGCACTGTCCAAAGGGGTGGGGCttattcttcccttccctctgctgctTAGACAGCTGACCTTCTGCCGGACAGTCATCGCCCACACCTACTGCGACCACATGGCCGTGGTCAAGATGGCCTGTGGGCACACCGGGCCCAACCGTATCTACGGCCTGTTCGTGGCCGTCCTGGTGGTGGGCCTTGACTGTTTGTTCATCGGGGTCTCCTATGCTCTGATCCTGCGGGCCGTGTTGCGGTTGTCTTCCCATGGGGCCCGCCTCCGTGCCCTCAGCACCTGCTCCTCCCAACTCTCAGTCGCTGTCATCACCTATGGCCCTGCCCTATTCTCTGCAATCGTCCACCGCTTTGGCCACTCAATCCCAGTCCACAGCCATGTCCTCCTGGCCAACCTCTACCTCCTTGTCCCTTCTCTGTTCAATCCCATCATCTTTGGGGTGAGGACAAAGGAGATTCGGGACATGGTCACAAA GACAGGCCTTCCACTCTACCAGGTCCTGATCAAGTCTCCAGCTCTACTTGCCAGCCTGGAGAGCTGCAAACACAGCCTGGGCAGCTGTGGACAGGGGGACCTGAGTGGCCAGTGCTCTCCTGAGTAG
- the LOC119943313 gene encoding putative olfactory receptor 52P1 — translation MPSESEDQAEYQGPQHNFRLILEFSKSDREERRDRTDSQTVIQIYPKRGLATPRFNQPSPVTFTLKGIPGLEDLYLWLSLPFSYMFVAILLGNSTILFLLAMESALDKPMYHLLAMLLLADQVSTLAMMPRVLSLLWFGIQDISQDACLLQMFFIHAVLTGSLVCRLGRMALDKGMVLFLPILLLLRELTFCRTVIAHTYCYHMAVVKMACGHSRPNRIYSLFVAVVVVGLDCLLIGASYALILRAVLQLSFRGACLCALSTCSSHLSVVLIIYGPGLFSALVQHFDHSMLIHIHILLAKLYLPITSLFNPVIFWVLIKHPALPASLESYNRSLDNCRWGT, via the exons ATGCCATCTGAGAGTGAAGACCAGGCAGAGTACCAAG GGCCACAGCACAACTTCAG att GATCCTGGAGTTCTCCAAGTCTgatagggaggagagaagagacaggacAGACTCACAGACTGTCATCCAGATATACCCAAAGAGAGGG CTGGCCACGCCAAGGTTCAACCAGCCCAGCCCTGTGACCTTCACCCTGAAGGGCatccctggcctggaagaccTGTACCTGTGGCTGTCCCTGCCCTTCTCCTACATGTTTGTCGCCATTCTCCTGGGCAACAGCACCATCCTGTTCCTGCTGGCGATGGAGTCTGCCCTGGACAAGCCCATGTACCACCTGCTGGCTATGCTTTTGCTAGCTGACCAGGTCTCCACCCTGGCCATGATGCCCCGGGTCCTCAGCCTCCTCTGGTTTGGCATCCAGGACATCAGCCAGGATGCCTGCTTGCTCCAGATGTTCTTCATCCACG CTGTGCTCACCGGCTCCCTGGTGTGCCGCCTGGGGCGGATGGCGCTGGACAAAGGGATGGTTTTGTTTCTTCCCATACTTCTGCTGCTCAGAGAGCTGACCTTCTGCCGGACAGTTATTGCCCACACCTACTGTTACCACATGGCCGTGGTCAAGATGGCCTGCGGGCACAGCAGGCCCAACCGTATCTACAGCCTCTTTGTGGCCGTTGTGGTGGTGGGCCTTGACTGTCTCCTCATCGGGGCCTCCTATGCCTTGATCCTACGGGCCGTCTTACAATTGTCTTTCCGTGGGGCCTGCCTCTGTGCCCTCAGCAcctgctcttcccatctctcgGTCGTTCTCATCATCTATGGCCCCGGCCTCTTCTCTGCACTTGTCCAACACTTTGACCACTCCATGCTGATCCACATCCACATCCTCCTAGCCAAACTCTATCTCCCTATCACCTCTCTGTTCAACCCAGTCATCTTTTGG GTTCTGATAAAGCATCCCGCTCTACCTGCCAGCCTGGAGAGCTACAACCGCAGCCTGGACAATTGCAGATGGGGGACCTGA